In bacterium, one DNA window encodes the following:
- a CDS encoding elongation factor Tu: MAKEKFERTKPHVNVGTIGHVDHGKTTLTAAIT, encoded by the coding sequence ATGGCGAAGGAGAAGTTCGAGCGTACCAAGCCGCACGTGAACGTGGGGACGATTGGCCACGTGGATCACGGCAAGACGACGCTGACGGCGGCGATCACG